Proteins encoded together in one Entomobacter blattae window:
- a CDS encoding HNH endonuclease yields the protein MFCQKEGRIKEATEVDHIQTVRNRPDLRLDPRNLRALCKSCHSARTMRDQVHGHSLPHRKAI from the coding sequence GTGTTCTGTCAAAAAGAGGGACGGATTAAGGAAGCAACAGAAGTGGATCATATCCAGACGGTTCGTAACCGTCCTGATCTTCGCCTTGATCCCCGTAATTTACGCGCTCTATGCAAGTCCTGTCACAGTGCCAGAACCATGAGGGATCAGGTGCATGGTCATTCCCTACCCCATAGGAAGGCTATCTAA
- a CDS encoding MerR family transcriptional regulator translates to MSLGLSDREAAELVGVSHVAIYKARKNGRIPTLSDGSLGKEEVRDWFENRRTPRGGKPSKVNAKVNAKKRKVNSKVNTEVNTCKVNEKTKFETLLEERHVFLSRREAELYRDSFVARLKELEYHTRLGELVPIENVAKAVGQDYARIRTRLLALPAEQAPTLFQCKTVNDLQDRLHTLVTRVLEELSQDEHQHEQWKSLQRKQEDSPKGP, encoded by the coding sequence ATGTCTCTAGGATTATCAGACCGTGAGGCAGCAGAGCTGGTTGGTGTCAGCCATGTTGCTATTTATAAAGCCCGTAAAAACGGCAGGATACCAACACTTTCTGATGGCAGCCTTGGTAAGGAAGAGGTCCGGGATTGGTTTGAAAATCGGCGCACACCACGCGGGGGTAAGCCCAGCAAGGTTAACGCCAAAGTTAACGCAAAAAAACGCAAAGTTAACAGCAAGGTTAACACGGAAGTTAACACGTGCAAGGTTAACGAAAAAACCAAATTTGAAACCCTACTGGAAGAAAGGCATGTTTTCCTTAGCAGACGTGAGGCGGAGCTTTATAGGGACAGTTTTGTTGCCCGCCTAAAAGAGCTGGAATATCACACGCGCTTAGGCGAACTTGTCCCCATAGAGAATGTTGCCAAAGCGGTTGGCCAGGATTATGCCCGTATCCGCACTCGCCTTCTGGCATTACCCGCAGAGCAGGCCCCCACATTATTTCAATGCAAAACCGTCAACGACCTTCAAGATAGGCTTCATACACTGGTTACGCGGGTTTTAGAAGAGCTGTCCCAAGATGAACACCAGCATGAACAATGGAAATCTTTACAAAGAAAGCAGGAAGACTCTCCGAAAGGCCCTTGA